A portion of the Microbulbifer agarilyticus genome contains these proteins:
- the argJ gene encoding bifunctional glutamate N-acetyltransferase/amino-acid acetyltransferase ArgJ, which produces MAQPFPSIPGIRLAAVPAKVKDWQRDDLLLIDIAEGAAVSATFTQNAFCAAPVLVAKEHIQQGGIRALLINAGNANAATGEQGLLDANRCCAGVAEALGVSAQQVLPFSTGVIGEHLPVQNILSAIPSAAAQLRPDGWESAAAAIMTTDTRPKTASRSVTIAGEKISIVGIAKGAGMIQPNMATMLAYVATDARIPQDVLDSLVQEAVAASFNRISVDGDTSTNDACVLIASGATGPEVADTHSDAYAQLKAAIIGVHIELAQAIVKDGEGATKFVTVQVNNAASSEEALSMAFEIGESPLVKTALYASDPNWGRLVMAIGNAGATDLDTSKISVYLDNVQIVDAGGRASSYTEDAGQKVFEQAEFTISVDLQRGNVNEHIWTCDFSHEYVTINAEYRT; this is translated from the coding sequence ATGGCGCAGCCCTTCCCTTCGATTCCCGGCATCCGTCTTGCCGCCGTTCCCGCCAAGGTCAAAGACTGGCAGCGCGATGACTTGCTGTTGATAGACATTGCGGAAGGCGCCGCCGTATCCGCAACCTTTACCCAGAATGCGTTTTGTGCGGCCCCGGTATTGGTTGCGAAAGAGCATATCCAGCAGGGCGGCATTCGCGCTCTGCTAATTAACGCCGGCAATGCCAACGCGGCGACGGGAGAGCAAGGGTTGCTGGATGCTAACCGCTGCTGTGCGGGTGTCGCCGAGGCGCTTGGTGTCAGTGCGCAGCAAGTACTGCCATTCAGCACTGGTGTTATCGGTGAGCATCTGCCGGTACAAAATATTTTGAGTGCGATTCCCTCGGCCGCGGCACAGCTGCGGCCGGATGGTTGGGAAAGTGCGGCCGCGGCGATCATGACCACGGATACCCGCCCGAAAACCGCAAGCCGCTCGGTGACAATCGCCGGAGAGAAGATTTCCATTGTCGGCATCGCCAAAGGCGCCGGCATGATCCAGCCAAATATGGCGACCATGCTCGCCTATGTCGCCACCGATGCGCGTATTCCGCAAGATGTGCTGGATTCGCTGGTGCAGGAAGCTGTTGCGGCGTCGTTTAACCGCATCAGTGTGGACGGGGACACCTCTACAAACGATGCCTGTGTGTTGATTGCCAGTGGTGCCACCGGCCCGGAAGTTGCGGATACGCACAGTGATGCTTATGCACAGCTTAAAGCAGCCATCATTGGTGTACATATCGAGCTTGCTCAGGCCATCGTTAAGGATGGTGAGGGCGCGACCAAGTTCGTTACCGTGCAAGTGAATAACGCCGCCAGCTCTGAAGAGGCACTGAGTATGGCGTTTGAGATCGGTGAATCGCCGCTGGTGAAAACTGCGCTGTACGCGTCGGACCCCAACTGGGGGCGGCTGGTAATGGCGATTGGCAATGCCGGTGCAACAGATCTGGATACCAGCAAGATCAGTGTGTATCTCGACAATGTGCAAATCGTCGATGCCGGCGGGCGGGCGTCGAGTTATACCGAGGATGCCGGGCAGAAAGTTTTTGAACAGGCGGAGTTTACAATTTCCGTTGATTTGCAGCGCGGCAATGTCAACGAGCATATCTGGACGTGCGACTTTTCTCACGAGTACGTCACCATCAATGCGGAGTACCGCACCTGA
- a CDS encoding M23 family metallopeptidase, producing the protein MKVILVNDRGGVSRSFNFGGLSKALLGLCLLGLPVGAFFIGANLPATESDVFDSRAVKAWNKALRKQQDQISDADQQAREQLTALTVKLAELQGRLTRLDALGERLTTIAKLDEGEFQFGATPAVGGPEESGIAGAGDLPYHPPEFLEVIGDLSDQIEDRQMQLQTLDSLMSRQQLQDEQFIAGRPITRGWMSSRYGYRTDPFSGRRSWHKGVDFAGKRGSDVVSVAAGVVTWAEDRYGYGQLVEINHGNGYKTRYGHNSEIKVKLGDIVKKGQVIALMGSSGRSTGPHVHFEVYKNDRPVDPASYIRRTGR; encoded by the coding sequence ATGAAAGTTATCCTCGTCAACGATCGCGGCGGTGTCTCCCGCAGCTTCAACTTCGGCGGCCTGAGCAAAGCTTTGCTCGGTCTGTGCCTGTTGGGGCTTCCTGTTGGCGCATTTTTCATTGGTGCAAACTTACCTGCCACTGAATCCGACGTCTTCGATTCGCGTGCGGTGAAAGCGTGGAACAAGGCCCTGCGTAAGCAGCAGGATCAAATCTCTGATGCAGATCAGCAGGCGCGCGAGCAATTGACTGCGCTTACCGTGAAACTTGCAGAGTTGCAGGGGCGTCTGACCCGTCTGGACGCTCTGGGTGAGCGACTGACCACCATTGCAAAGCTCGATGAGGGTGAATTCCAGTTTGGCGCTACCCCTGCGGTCGGCGGTCCCGAGGAGTCGGGTATCGCTGGTGCGGGTGATCTGCCCTACCATCCCCCAGAATTCCTCGAGGTGATCGGCGACCTGTCGGATCAGATTGAAGACCGCCAGATGCAGTTGCAGACCCTCGATAGCCTGATGAGCCGTCAACAGCTGCAGGATGAGCAGTTTATCGCCGGCCGCCCCATCACTCGTGGCTGGATGTCATCGCGCTACGGCTACCGTACCGACCCTTTCAGTGGCCGCCGCTCCTGGCATAAGGGTGTGGACTTTGCCGGCAAGCGTGGCTCTGATGTGGTTTCCGTGGCCGCCGGTGTGGTGACCTGGGCAGAAGACCGCTACGGCTATGGTCAGCTAGTGGAGATTAACCACGGCAACGGCTATAAAACCCGCTATGGTCACAACAGTGAGATCAAGGTCAAACTGGGTGATATCGTGAAAAAGGGCCAGGTGATTGCCCTGATGGGTTCCAGTGGTCGCTCCACTGGCCCTCACGTACATTTTGAAGTCTACAAGAACGACCGTCCGGTCGACCCTGCCAGCTACATCCGCCGCACCGGCAGATAA
- the lpxC gene encoding UDP-3-O-acyl-N-acetylglucosamine deacetylase — protein MIKQRTLKNAIRATGVGLHTGKKVILTLKPAPVNSGIVFRRVDLDPVVEIEARAENVGDTLLSTTLVKGDVRVATVEHLLSAMAGLGIDNAIVELSAQEVPIMDGSAGPFVFLIQSAGIQEQAAPKKFLRIKKPVTVEEGDKVASFLPFNGFKVSFTIDFDHPVFQGRNLTSAVDFSSTSFVKEVSRARTFGFMHEIEYLRSKGLVQGGSVDNAIVIDQYRILNEGGLRYEDEFVKHKILDAIGDLYLLGTSVIGEFKAFKSGHALNNKSLRTLMAQEDAWEMVTFEGEQEEAPISYVKPILAV, from the coding sequence ATGATCAAACAGCGCACTCTCAAAAACGCAATTCGTGCTACTGGCGTTGGCCTGCATACCGGTAAAAAGGTGATTTTGACCCTGAAACCGGCGCCGGTGAACAGTGGTATCGTTTTCCGTCGGGTCGACCTGGACCCGGTGGTTGAGATTGAAGCACGTGCGGAAAACGTGGGTGATACCCTGCTTTCCACCACCTTGGTGAAGGGTGATGTGCGTGTTGCTACCGTTGAGCACCTGCTTTCCGCAATGGCGGGCCTGGGTATCGACAATGCGATTGTCGAACTGTCTGCCCAGGAAGTGCCGATCATGGACGGCAGCGCCGGTCCTTTCGTATTCCTGATCCAGTCTGCAGGTATCCAGGAGCAGGCTGCTCCGAAAAAGTTCCTGCGGATCAAGAAGCCAGTAACCGTTGAGGAAGGCGACAAGGTCGCGAGCTTCCTGCCATTCAACGGCTTCAAGGTTTCCTTCACTATTGATTTTGACCACCCGGTATTCCAAGGACGCAATCTGACCTCAGCGGTCGATTTCTCCAGCACATCCTTTGTTAAGGAAGTGAGCCGTGCACGTACCTTTGGCTTTATGCACGAGATTGAGTACCTGCGCTCTAAAGGCCTGGTACAGGGTGGTAGCGTTGATAACGCCATTGTTATTGACCAGTACCGTATCCTGAATGAGGGCGGTCTGCGCTACGAAGACGAATTCGTAAAGCACAAAATTCTCGACGCCATCGGCGACTTGTACCTGTTGGGTACGAGCGTTATTGGTGAGTTCAAGGCCTTCAAATCTGGCCACGCATTGAACAACAAGTCCCTGCGCACCCTGATGGCTCAGGAAGACGCCTGGGAAATGGTGACCTTCGAGGGTGAACAGGAAGAAGCGCCAATTTCTTACGTCAAGCCGATTCTGGCTGTGTAA
- the mutT gene encoding 8-oxo-dGTP diphosphatase MutT, with translation MGGSAIKHIHVAVGVILGADGRILLAKRPEHLHMGGRWEFPGGKVEGNESIQVAMARELKEELDIEVKAMEPLIEVRHDYGDKQVFLDTWCVTEFAGKERGVEGQELAWVPVSELPEYHFPDANQPIVDAVLKYANASHE, from the coding sequence ATGGGCGGCTCTGCAATCAAGCATATTCATGTCGCGGTTGGAGTGATTCTCGGCGCTGACGGCCGCATTCTATTGGCCAAGCGTCCGGAGCACCTGCACATGGGCGGCCGCTGGGAGTTTCCCGGTGGCAAGGTCGAGGGCAATGAATCTATTCAGGTGGCCATGGCACGTGAGCTGAAAGAAGAGCTAGATATTGAAGTAAAGGCAATGGAGCCTCTAATCGAGGTCCGGCACGATTACGGCGATAAGCAGGTGTTTCTGGATACCTGGTGTGTGACCGAGTTTGCTGGCAAGGAGCGTGGCGTCGAAGGGCAAGAGCTTGCCTGGGTTCCTGTGAGTGAACTGCCTGAATATCACTTTCCCGATGCTAATCAGCCTATTGTTGATGCCGTACTAAAATACGCAAACGCATCCCATGAATAA
- the secA gene encoding preprotein translocase subunit SecA, which yields MIGKLIKTVFGSKNDRELKRMRKVVNKINALEDEYKALDDAALKAKTDEFRQRLADGEKLDSLLPEAFAAVREAGSRSLGMRHFDVQMIGGMTLHEGRIAEMRTGEGKTLVATLPAYLNALEGKGVHIVTVNDYLAARDANWMRPVYEFLGLSVGIVVSQQHPAEKQAAYQADITYGTNNEFGFDYLRDNMVLRKEDRTQRPQNFAIVDEVDSILIDEARTPLIISGAAEDSSQLYMAMNKLVPQLERGEEGGEGHYTVDEKTRQVEMTEDGHQLIEDLLTRGGLLKEDESLYAPGNLGLLHHVNAALRAHVLFNKDVDYIVQNGQVVLIDEHTGRTMPGRRLSEGLHQALEAKENVQIQSESQTLASTTFQNLFRFYPKLAGMTGTADTEAFEFHQIYGLDVVVIPTNREKQRDDLNDLVYLTKDEKLEAIIEDIKYCRDKKAPILVGTASIETSEEMSRLLQKAKIEHQVLNAKFHEKEAQIIAQAGRPGTVTIATNMAGRGTDIVLGGNWEAEVEELQEREKREATAEEIDKVKADWASRHETVIEAGGLHIIGTERHESRRIDNQLRGRAGRQGDPGVTRFYLSLEDNLMRIFASDRVKNFMQMLGMERGEAIEHRMVSNAIEKAQRRVEGRNFDIRKQLLEYDDVANDQRQVIYSQRNELLEAETISETITAIRDDVLNDQISTYVPPQSVEEQWDIPALEQQLASELGLQLPIKQWLDEDRTLHEESLREKIVAEAQGVYQQKLERIAESTGDENLMPTIERQVMLQVLDQLWKEHLSSMDHLRAGIGLRAYANKNPKQEFKRESFELFQALLENLKHEVIRVLAHVEPMTREQMEEMEQRRLEAQRRQQLELQHAQASAMPEGEEVAPAPAQPNSEPVRRGPRVGRNDPCPCGSGKKYKQCHGKLTSSPSSSSTTS from the coding sequence ATGATTGGCAAACTGATAAAAACAGTCTTCGGGTCAAAAAATGACCGCGAGCTCAAGCGCATGCGTAAGGTCGTTAACAAGATCAATGCGCTGGAAGACGAATATAAGGCGCTGGATGATGCTGCGCTGAAAGCCAAGACGGATGAGTTTAGACAGCGCCTGGCAGATGGCGAAAAACTGGATAGCCTGCTGCCGGAAGCGTTTGCTGCCGTGCGAGAAGCCGGCTCACGTTCGCTGGGCATGCGCCACTTCGACGTACAGATGATTGGTGGTATGACCCTGCACGAAGGTCGGATCGCTGAAATGCGTACCGGTGAGGGTAAGACCCTGGTAGCAACCCTGCCGGCGTACCTGAATGCTTTGGAAGGTAAAGGCGTACATATCGTCACGGTGAACGACTATCTGGCTGCCCGTGACGCCAACTGGATGCGTCCAGTGTACGAATTCCTGGGGCTGAGCGTGGGCATTGTGGTTTCCCAGCAGCACCCGGCGGAAAAGCAGGCGGCCTACCAGGCGGACATCACCTACGGCACCAACAACGAGTTTGGTTTTGACTACCTGCGCGACAACATGGTGCTGCGTAAGGAAGACCGCACCCAGCGCCCGCAGAACTTCGCGATTGTGGATGAGGTGGACTCCATCCTGATCGACGAGGCGCGTACCCCGTTGATCATCTCCGGTGCGGCGGAAGATTCCTCCCAGCTGTATATGGCCATGAACAAGCTGGTACCGCAGCTGGAGCGCGGTGAAGAGGGTGGCGAAGGTCACTACACGGTGGATGAGAAAACCCGCCAGGTAGAGATGACCGAAGACGGCCACCAGTTGATCGAAGACCTGCTTACCCGCGGCGGTCTGTTGAAAGAAGACGAATCCCTGTATGCGCCGGGCAACCTGGGGCTGCTGCATCACGTCAACGCCGCACTGCGCGCGCACGTGCTGTTCAACAAAGATGTGGATTACATCGTGCAGAACGGCCAAGTGGTGTTGATCGACGAGCATACCGGCCGCACCATGCCGGGGCGTCGCCTGTCCGAGGGCCTGCATCAGGCGCTCGAAGCAAAAGAGAATGTTCAGATTCAGAGCGAGAGCCAGACCCTGGCCTCCACCACCTTCCAGAACCTGTTCCGCTTCTACCCCAAACTAGCGGGTATGACCGGTACTGCAGATACCGAAGCGTTTGAATTTCACCAGATCTACGGTCTGGATGTGGTGGTTATCCCCACCAACCGCGAGAAGCAGCGTGACGACCTGAACGACTTGGTGTACCTCACCAAAGATGAAAAGCTCGAAGCGATCATCGAGGACATCAAGTACTGCCGCGACAAGAAGGCGCCGATCCTGGTTGGTACCGCGTCTATCGAGACGTCCGAAGAAATGTCGCGTCTGCTGCAAAAGGCCAAGATCGAGCACCAGGTACTGAACGCCAAATTCCACGAAAAAGAAGCACAGATCATTGCCCAGGCCGGTCGCCCGGGCACCGTTACCATCGCCACCAACATGGCCGGTCGTGGTACCGATATTGTGCTCGGTGGTAACTGGGAAGCGGAAGTCGAGGAGCTTCAGGAACGCGAGAAGCGTGAAGCAACCGCGGAAGAGATCGATAAGGTCAAAGCGGATTGGGCATCCCGTCACGAGACCGTAATTGAGGCCGGTGGCCTGCACATTATCGGTACCGAGCGCCACGAGTCTCGTCGTATCGACAACCAGTTGCGTGGTCGTGCGGGTCGTCAGGGTGACCCCGGTGTGACGCGTTTCTATCTGTCTTTGGAAGACAACCTGATGCGTATCTTCGCCTCCGACCGGGTGAAGAACTTCATGCAGATGCTGGGTATGGAGCGCGGTGAAGCGATTGAGCACCGCATGGTCTCCAATGCCATCGAAAAGGCGCAGCGTCGTGTAGAAGGCCGCAACTTCGATATTCGTAAGCAGCTGCTGGAATACGATGATGTGGCCAATGACCAGCGTCAGGTAATTTACTCCCAGCGCAATGAGTTGCTGGAAGCCGAAACCATCAGCGAAACCATCACTGCGATCCGTGACGATGTGCTGAACGATCAGATCTCCACCTATGTACCGCCGCAGAGCGTGGAAGAGCAGTGGGACATTCCGGCTCTGGAGCAGCAGTTGGCTTCTGAACTGGGCCTGCAACTGCCAATCAAGCAATGGTTGGACGAAGATCGTACGCTGCATGAGGAAAGTCTGCGCGAAAAAATCGTTGCGGAAGCGCAAGGTGTATACCAGCAGAAGCTGGAGCGTATCGCCGAGAGTACCGGCGATGAAAACCTGATGCCCACCATTGAGCGCCAAGTGATGCTGCAGGTCCTGGACCAGCTGTGGAAGGAGCATCTTTCCAGCATGGATCACCTGCGTGCGGGTATCGGTCTGCGCGCCTATGCCAACAAAAATCCCAAGCAGGAATTCAAGCGCGAGTCTTTCGAGCTGTTCCAGGCGCTGCTGGAAAACCTCAAACATGAGGTGATTCGCGTACTGGCCCACGTTGAGCCGATGACCCGTGAGCAGATGGAAGAAATGGAGCAGCGCCGCCTGGAAGCGCAGCGTCGCCAGCAGCTGGAACTGCAACACGCACAGGCTTCCGCCATGCCGGAAGGTGAGGAAGTTGCCCCGGCACCTGCGCAGCCGAATTCGGAGCCGGTACGTCGCGGTCCGCGTGTTGGCCGCAACGACCCATGCCCATGTGGCTCTGGCAAGAAGTACAAGCAGTGCCACGGCAAACTGACTTCTTCTCCTTCATCGTCTTCAACCACTTCCTGA